GCACCGATCGGGGTATCCGTGAATTCGATCCGCTGGTAGTGCGGGACTACAAGGCGAAAGGGTTGGCCCACGTACGCATTCGCGTAGCGGGCGAGCCTACGGAGGCGCGGCTGATTCATCTGCGCAAGCTGGTGGAAGCCTGCGAGCAGTATGGCGTGATCCCGATCATTGCCTATCAGGCAGACGAATATAAAAAAGACCCCAGCGCCGGGAACGAAAAAGAGGTGGTTAACTGGTGGGTGGCGGTGGCGCATTACTTTGGTCAACGCTCGCCGTTGCTGGGTTTTGACCTGATCTACGACCCCTCTGATAAGCTCAACCATAATCAGGCGTCGCTCAATCGCGTGTATGACAAAACCATTCGAACCATCCATGCCATCGATCCACAGCGAATGATTTTTATCGCGCCGAAACTGCATGCCGCTCCGGAAGATTTGGCCAACCTAAAGCTGCCGCCGCAAAGTCAGAATACGGTGCTGGCCCAATGGCATATTTTTCCGTGGGGACCGCTGAAAAATAACGGCAAATATCCGTGGACCTCAGGGACTGCGGCAGAAAAGGCCGCCATTCGCGCCCGTATCAATACTGCCATTCATTGGCAACAGAAAACCGGGCATGTCAGTTGGGTAGGGGGCTGGTCGCCGGGAGAAACCGTCAAAAACGCGCCTTCTGCCTCGCAAATGGCGTTTGCCCGCTTTATGGCGTGCGAGCTGAAAAAAGCGAAAATTCCCTATGCTATCAATGCGGATACGCAGTTCTATGATGGTGAGGAGGGGGCCTGGCGTCCGGCGCTGGAACCGTTACTGACGACGATTATCGCGCCAGAATGCGAAAAGCCCGGCGATAAGCCGGGCCATCATACGCTTAAACCGCCTGTCCCTGATGCGACACGCGTGACGCCAGCGGAAGCCAGCAAACAAAAATCAACAGCCCCATAAGGGTCATCAGCAGGCCCAGACTGGCTTGCCCGGTCTGCGGCAGCATGGCAGAGAACCACGCCAGCACGCCGGAACCAATGTTCTGTAATCCCCCAACCAGCGCGCCGGCCGTGCCTGCCAGGAACGGGAAAGGCTCCATTGCACCGCTGGTTGCCAGCGGAAACAACATTCCGGCGCCGAAGAAAAATAGTGCGGCAGGAACCAGCAGCGTCCAGACGTTCATCACGTCAAACAGCCCTGGGATCCACATCATTAAACCCGCTACCAGACAGCAGGTCACCGACTGCCACATTAGCGTCGAGAAACGTTTATTCGGGCGACCAGCGAACCATGCGCCGAAAAACGCCGCCGGGATGGGCAGGATAAACAGGATACTGACCACCATGCTGCTTAGACCGAGACGTGCGCCCAATAATACTCCGGAGCAGGCCTCAAAGACCGCAACACCCGCCAGACCACCGATCAACATCAGCACGTAACAGGTGAAAGCGCTATTACCAAACAGGGTTTTGTAGCTGGCGATCAGCCGTGGACGCGGCGCACCTGCAGGGCGCGTTTCCGGCATCCAGCGTGCCATGCTAAACGTCACGCCCGCACACAGAATCAACAGAAAAATATAGCAGGCGCGCCAGTTCCACACTGTATCCAGCACACCGCCAATCAGCGGAGCTAACAGCGGACTGACCAGAATCCCCATGTTTAACAGACTATTGGCGTGGCGCAGTTGCGTGCCTTCGTACAGATCGCGCGGTAACGTTCGCGCCATCACACCGCCGACGCCCGTTCCCATCCCCTGGATGGCACTGGCGATAATCAGTACCGTCAGGCTATGCGTGGTAATCGCGACCAGCGTGGCCAGCATAAAAATAGACATCCCGGCGAGGATAACCGGGCGGCGGCCAACGCGGTCTGAAAGGGGACCGTAAACCAGTTGTGATAGACCATAGGTCAACAGATAGGCGGCCATTACGCTTTGCACCGCCCCTTCGCGAACGTTCAGTTCACGCGCCATATCAGCAATCGCGGGGATATAAATGGTTTGCGCCATCTGACCTACCGCCACCAGTAATACCAACATCAACAACAAATTGACGCTTCTATGCCTTTTCATTTCGCTGATTACTTTTAAAAAAGAGAAAAAAGAAGAATAAGGTGCTGCACTTTCCCGTAAATGCGCGTGGAATCTACCACAACAGAAAAAGAAGGCCAGATAGTGGGCTGGAATGTTTATGTGATAGACGGCAGGAAATGTAAACAAAAATCGGCAACAAATGTTGCCGGATTGCATCGGGTTTACAACGTGATCATGATAAGCGTAGTAAAACTGCGCCTACGGCAATACCTGCAGCCGCGACAAGACGTATTCCGGCAACCTTCTCTTTCAGTAGCAGCCACGCGAGCAGCGCGCCAAACAGGATAGAGGTTTCACGCAGCGCCGCGACTACCGCCAACGGAGCCTGGGTCATGGCCCACAGCGCCAGGCCGTAAGAACCCATTGTGCCAATGCCACCAAGAATACCTTTCTTCCACTGCTGTACAAGATAGCGCGACGCTTCCCGGCGTCTGGCGATCATCGCCCAGCCCAGCAGGCAGGAGCCGTTCAGAAAGAAGGTCCACAGCGTATAACCCAGCGCGGTTTCTGATAAACGTACGCCGGTGCCATCAACCAGAGTATAACCGGCGATAAAGCAGGCGTTAATGAGCGCCAGGATAATCCCGCGTTGCGAACCGCTGCGTCCGTTAAATGCCATCCCGAGAATAGCCAGACAGATGGTGGCAATCCCCACCCAGGCGAGTAGCGAGAGGCTATCACCAAGAAACAGGACGCTGATAATCGCGACCAGCAGTGGCGCTGTGCCGCGCATCAGAGGATAGGTCTGGCTCATATCCGAAACCTGATAGGTTTTAGCGACCAGGACGGTATAGACCACCTGTAATGCGGTTGAGACAGCTAAAAACGGCAGGCTGGCGGCAGAGGGTTGCGGCGCAAAGGGTAAACAAATCAGCGCCATAATCGCAGCGGTTCCGCTGACGCTGATCGCCGAGTACAGCTTGTCGTTTCCCGCTTTTACGATGGCATTCCAGCTGGCATGCAGCAGTGCGGCGAACAGCAAAATGCAGAAAACAGAAAGCGTCATGGCGGAATTCTTCCCTGAGGATGTCATAAAAACGTAACATATTGACGCGATACAAGCACCAGGGAGAAGGTGAAAGGGGAGCGGAGTGTTATCCGCCCCCCTTAGGTGCGACTTGAATCTGAATTACTTAATGTATTTCAGAACGGCATCAAGGAGTTGCAGTGCTGCAACAATGAGTTTGAGGATAAGAATAGCGATATCCACGAGGCTCATACGCTCTCCTTTTGGTACAAGGAGCACGGTGCTGACGTACCTCGCCGCTGCCTGTTGCCAGCACCTTTGTTGACATAACACAGTGTGCTCACGCGGGGGTTAAGGCGCTGACGGCACCACCCGTTTCAGCCAGGACTTTGATGCGCCGGTTTACGATGCGGCCCCCGCATAACACATTGCGTACCGAGACATTATAGATAAATACTGTATAAATTAACAGTATTTTATGGACGTTACGCTATTCATGTTCCATACTCAAAAACATCAAAATTCGTGCCGAAATTGCGTGTTCTTCGTAGAACGCGTATACTTTTTTCGTTGACATAACACAGTGTGTTCGGCGGCTACCAACCGCACAACGCTGAAAAAACCTCGCTCCGGCGGGGTTTTTTGTTTTTGCACGACATACAATTAAATGTGATCGTTGAAGCATTTTTGTGCAGATGAAAATTTTTCCATTGTCACGCTGAAAAACCTGTGTTTGTATAAATCCAGTTAATCAACAAACAGACAGGTCCCTAATGAACCCTTCCATGCTGACTGCGACCCTACTAAAAACTGCGCCATCTCGCGCAGCGGTCGTCGTGCGTGTGGTGGTGGTCGTCGGCAATGCGCCGTAGGGTCCGAATCAACACACGATTCCAAAACCCCGCCGGCGCAAACCGGGCGGGGTTTTTCGTTTCAGAGACCTGCCCGGAGCAAAGGCCCAGAATAAAAGGACTGGAGCATGGCAAGTTCGGGCATAACATCCAAGCGTACGCGTTTTACGGGCGCAGAATTCATCGTTCATTTCCTGGAACGTCAGGGGATTCAGGTCGTCACCGGTATTCCAGGCGGCTCGATTCTTCCCGTCTATGACGCCTTAAGCCAAAGCACACAAATCCGTCATATCCTGGCGCGCCACGAGCAGGGCGCGGGGTTTATCGCGCAGGGAATGGCGAGAACCGATGGCAAACCCGCTGTGTGTATGGCCTGTAGCGGACCGGGCGCAACCAATCTGGTAACCGCCATTGCCGATGCGCGTCTGGATTCCATCCCGCTGGTGTGTATCACCGGGCAGGTTCCGGCCTCAATGATCGGCACCGACGCTTTCCAGGAAGTCGACACCTACGGCATCTCTATCCCCATCACTAAGCACAACTATCTGGTCCGCCATATCAGTGAATTACCGCAGGTCATGAGCGATGCGTTCCGCATTGCGCAGTCCGGACGTCCAGGCCCGGTGTGGATAGACATTCCTAAGGATATTCAAACCGCCGTTTTTGAAATTGAAGAGATGCCGGAACCCGCGCAGAAAATGGCGGCACCAGCGTTCAGCCAGGACAGCATTCGCGATGCTGCAGCTATGATTAACGCCGCCAAACGCCCGGTGCTGTACCTCGGCGGCGGCGTAATTAACGCGCCGGAACGTGTTCGTGAGCTGGCCGAAAAAGCAAAACTGCCTACCACCATGACGTTGATGGCGCTCGGTATGCTGCCAAAAGCGCATCCGCTGTCGTTAGGCATGCTGGGCATGCACGGCGCGCGCAGCACCAACTTTATTCTGCAAGAAGCGGATTTACTGATTGTTCTGGGCGCACGTTTTGATGACCGGGCGATTGGTAAAACCGAACAGTTCTGCCCGAATGCCAAAATCATCCACGTGGATATTGACCGCGCGGAGCTGGGTAAAATCAAACAGCCGCATGTGGCGATCCAGGCAGATGTCGATGAGGTTCTGGCACAATTGCTCCCGCAGATTGAAGCGCAGCCGCGTGAAGAGTGGCATCAACTGGTGTCTGACCTGCAGCAAGAATTTCCGTGCACGATCCCCCAGGAAAAAAATCCGCTCAGCCACTATGGATTGATCAACGCCGTGGCTGCCTGCGTAGACGACAGCGCCATTATCACCACCGACGTAGGCCAGCATCAGATGTGGGCGGCACAGGCTTACCCGCTGAATCGTCCGCGCCAGTGGCTGACCTCCGGCGGTCTGGGAACCATGGGCTTTGGCCTGCCTGCGGCGATTGGTGCGGCCCTGGCTAACCCAGACAAAAAAGTGCTGTGCTTCTCCGGCGATGGCAGCCTGATGATGAATATTCAGGAAATGGCGACCGCCAGCGAAAATCAGCTGGATATTAAAATCATTCTGATGAATAACGAAGCGTTAGGTCTTGTATATCAGCAGCAGAGTCTGTTCTATAAGCAGGGCGTTTTTGCCGCGACCTATCCGGGGATGATTAACTTTATGCAGATAGCTGCCGGGTTTGGTCTCGAAACCTGCGATCTGAATAACGAAGCGGACCCACAGGCAGCGTTGCAGGAGATTATTAATCGCCCAGGACCTGCGCTGATCCACGTGCGCATCGATGCCGAAGAAAAAGTGTACCCGATGGTGCCGCCGGGTGCGGCAAACACAGAAATGGTGGGGGAATAAGCCATGCAACAGCAGACTCATGACAACGTAATCCTGGAACTCACCGTACGCAACCATCCGGGCGTAATGACTCACGTTTGCGGGCTGTTTGCCCGCCGCGCATTCAACGTGGAAGGCATTCTCTGTCTACCGATTCAGGACAGCGATAAGAGCCGCATCTGGCTACTGGTCAACGACGATCAACGTCTTGAGCAGATGATAAGCCAGATCGACAAGCTGGAAGATGTGGTGAAAGTGGCCCGCAACCAGTCCGATCCGTCGATGTTTAACAAAATCACCGTGTTCTTTGAGTAACCCGCTCAAGGCTTGAACAGCAACGCGCTTATCGTTAAGGTAAGCGCTTTTGCTGGATGGCGGTATTAATGCCTTATCCGGCCTACAACGGCACCCGCCCGTAGGCCTGATAAGCGCAGCGCCATCAGGCATGTCTTAGCGCCAGGATGAACCCATGATTACCGTTGCCCTTATTGACGACCACCTTATCGTCCGCTCCGGCTTTGCCCAACTGCTGGGGCTGGAACCTGATTTGCAGGTGGTGGCTGAGTTTGGCTCAGGCAGTGAGGCGCTGGCGGGATTACCGGGACGCGGCGTGCAGGTCTGTATCTGTGATATCTCGATGCCAGATATCTCCGGTCTTGAACTGTTAAGCCAGTTACCAAAAGGAATGGCGATTATCATGCTCTCCGTCCACGACAGCCCGGCGCTGGTGGAGCAGGCGCTCAACGCGGGCGCGCGTGGTTTCCTTTCTAAACGCTGTAGCCCGGATGAGCTGATCGCAGCGGTGCATACCGTTGCGACCGGCGGCTGTTACCTGACGCCGGACATCGCCGTCAAACTGGCGGCTGGTCGCCAGGATCCGCTCACCAAACGCGAACGTCAGGTGGCGGAAAAACTGGCACAAGGTATGGCGGTCAAAGAGATTGCTGCTGAACTGGGTCTGTCGCCGAAAACGGTGCACGTGCATCGCGCCAACCTGATGGAAAAGCTGGGCGTCAGCAACGACGTCGAACTGGCCCGCCGGATGTTTGACGGCTGGCAATGAACACGCTCTGTTCCCGGTTAATCACCGTTGTTGCCTGCTTCTTTATCTTCTCTGCCGCGTGGTTTTGCCTGTGGAGCATCAGCCTGCATCTGGTTGAGCGCCCGGAGCTGGCGGTACTGTTGTTTCCGTTTGGCCTGCGTCTGGGGCTGATGCTGCAATGTCCACGTGACTACTGGCCGGTGCTGTTGGGCGCGGAATGGCTGCTTCTTTTCTGGTTGGCACAGGAAGTGGTGCTGGCCCATTTGCCACTTTTGATGATCGGCAGCTTCCTCACGTTACTCCCGGTGATGCTGATATCGCGATACCGCCACCAGCGTGACTGGCGTACGCTGCTGTTGCAGGGCGCGGCGCTTACGGCGGCGGCATTGCTGCAATCGCTGCCCTGGCTTGGGCAGGGTGAAGAGGCATGGAACGCGCTGCTGCTGACGCTCACCGGCGGATTAACGCTGGCGCCGATCTGTCTGGTGTTCTGGCACTATCTGACCAGCACCACCTGGTTGCCGCTGGGCCCTGCGGTGGTGTCGCAGCCGGTGAACTGGCGCGGGCGGCATCTGGTCTGGTACCTGCTGCTGTTTAGCGTCAGCCTGTGGCTACAGCTCGGTTTACCCGCCGAGCTTTCGCGCTTCACGCCGTTTTGCCTCGCGTTGCCGATCATTGCGCTGGCCTGGCACTACGGCTGGCAGGGGGCGCTGATTGCGACGCTGATGAACGCCATCGCGCTGATTGCCAGCCAGACCTGGCACGATCATCCCGTCGACCTGTTGCTCTCGCTGCTGGTGCAAAGCCTGACCGGGCTGCTGCTCGGCGCGGGCATTCAGCGTCTGCGTGAGCTTAACCAGTCGCTGCAAAACGAATTAGCGCGCAACCATCGTCTGGCTGAACGCCTGCTGGAGACCGAAGAGAGCGTGCGCCGGGACGTGGCGCGCGAACTGCATGATGATATCGGCCAAACCATCACCGCCATTCGTACCCAGGCGGGTATTGTCCAGCGCCTGGCGCCGGAAAACGCAGGGGTGAAGCTTAGCGGGGCACACATCGAACAACTTTCTCTCGGCGTGTACGATTCGGTGCGTCGCCTGTTAGGCCGCCTGCGACCACGCCAGTTGGACGATCTCACGCTGGAGCAGGCCATCCGCTCATTGATGCGCGAAATGGAGCTGGAAAGCCGCGGCATCGTCAGCCATCTCGACTGGCGAATTGACGAATCTGCACTCAGCGAAAGCCAGCGGGTGACGCTGTTTCGCGTCTGTCAGGAAGGACTGAACAACATCGTTAAGCACGCCAACGCCAGCGCGGTGACGCTTCAGGGCTGGCAACAGGATGAACGGCTGATGCTGGTGATTGAGGACGACGGCAGCGGCCTGCCGCCAGGGTCGAATCAGCATGGATTTGGCCTCACCGGGATGCGTGAACGGATTAGCGCCCTCGGAGGATCGCTGTCGATTTCCTGTACGCACGGCACGCGGGTCAGCGTGTCACTGCCTCAACGTTATGTGTAAGGAGCGGCCATGTTTGCGTTTTTAAAAGCCCCGGACAATGCGCCGCTCATCACCGACAAGCAGGAAGTGGATGCCCGCTATCGCTATTGGCGGCGGCATATCCTGACCACCATTTGGCTCGGCTACGCGCTGTTCTATTTCACACGCAAAAGCTTCAATGCCGCCGTACCG
This window of the Citrobacter freundii ATCC 8090 = MTCC 1658 = NBRC 12681 genome carries:
- a CDS encoding cellulase family glycosylhydrolase — protein: MICVRTTVLKPIVSLLLLASATVCAAQPALTAAQYAQQLGVGMDVDWARTDRGIREFDPLVVRDYKAKGLAHVRIRVAGEPTEARLIHLRKLVEACEQYGVIPIIAYQADEYKKDPSAGNEKEVVNWWVAVAHYFGQRSPLLGFDLIYDPSDKLNHNQASLNRVYDKTIRTIHAIDPQRMIFIAPKLHAAPEDLANLKLPPQSQNTVLAQWHIFPWGPLKNNGKYPWTSGTAAEKAAIRARINTAIHWQQKTGHVSWVGGWSPGETVKNAPSASQMAFARFMACELKKAKIPYAINADTQFYDGEEGAWRPALEPLLTTIIAPECEKPGDKPGHHTLKPPVPDATRVTPAEASKQKSTAP
- the emrD gene encoding multidrug efflux MFS transporter EmrD gives rise to the protein MKRHRSVNLLLMLVLLVAVGQMAQTIYIPAIADMARELNVREGAVQSVMAAYLLTYGLSQLVYGPLSDRVGRRPVILAGMSIFMLATLVAITTHSLTVLIIASAIQGMGTGVGGVMARTLPRDLYEGTQLRHANSLLNMGILVSPLLAPLIGGVLDTVWNWRACYIFLLILCAGVTFSMARWMPETRPAGAPRPRLIASYKTLFGNSAFTCYVLMLIGGLAGVAVFEACSGVLLGARLGLSSMVVSILFILPIPAAFFGAWFAGRPNKRFSTLMWQSVTCCLVAGLMMWIPGLFDVMNVWTLLVPAALFFFGAGMLFPLATSGAMEPFPFLAGTAGALVGGLQNIGSGVLAWFSAMLPQTGQASLGLLMTLMGLLIFVCWLPLASRVSHQGQAV
- a CDS encoding DMT family transporter, which translates into the protein MTLSVFCILLFAALLHASWNAIVKAGNDKLYSAISVSGTAAIMALICLPFAPQPSAASLPFLAVSTALQVVYTVLVAKTYQVSDMSQTYPLMRGTAPLLVAIISVLFLGDSLSLLAWVGIATICLAILGMAFNGRSGSQRGIILALINACFIAGYTLVDGTGVRLSETALGYTLWTFFLNGSCLLGWAMIARRREASRYLVQQWKKGILGGIGTMGSYGLALWAMTQAPLAVVAALRETSILFGALLAWLLLKEKVAGIRLVAAAGIAVGAVLLRLS
- the tisB gene encoding type I toxin-antitoxin system toxin TisB, coding for MSLVDIAILILKLIVAALQLLDAVLKYIK
- the ivbL gene encoding ilvB operon leader peptide IvbL yields the protein MNPSMLTATLLKTAPSRAAVVVRVVVVVGNAP
- the ilvB gene encoding acetolactate synthase large subunit gives rise to the protein MASSGITSKRTRFTGAEFIVHFLERQGIQVVTGIPGGSILPVYDALSQSTQIRHILARHEQGAGFIAQGMARTDGKPAVCMACSGPGATNLVTAIADARLDSIPLVCITGQVPASMIGTDAFQEVDTYGISIPITKHNYLVRHISELPQVMSDAFRIAQSGRPGPVWIDIPKDIQTAVFEIEEMPEPAQKMAAPAFSQDSIRDAAAMINAAKRPVLYLGGGVINAPERVRELAEKAKLPTTMTLMALGMLPKAHPLSLGMLGMHGARSTNFILQEADLLIVLGARFDDRAIGKTEQFCPNAKIIHVDIDRAELGKIKQPHVAIQADVDEVLAQLLPQIEAQPREEWHQLVSDLQQEFPCTIPQEKNPLSHYGLINAVAACVDDSAIITTDVGQHQMWAAQAYPLNRPRQWLTSGGLGTMGFGLPAAIGAALANPDKKVLCFSGDGSLMMNIQEMATASENQLDIKIILMNNEALGLVYQQQSLFYKQGVFAATYPGMINFMQIAAGFGLETCDLNNEADPQAALQEIINRPGPALIHVRIDAEEKVYPMVPPGAANTEMVGE
- the ilvN gene encoding acetolactate synthase small subunit; this encodes MQQQTHDNVILELTVRNHPGVMTHVCGLFARRAFNVEGILCLPIQDSDKSRIWLLVNDDQRLEQMISQIDKLEDVVKVARNQSDPSMFNKITVFFE
- the uhpA gene encoding transcriptional regulator UhpA, coding for MITVALIDDHLIVRSGFAQLLGLEPDLQVVAEFGSGSEALAGLPGRGVQVCICDISMPDISGLELLSQLPKGMAIIMLSVHDSPALVEQALNAGARGFLSKRCSPDELIAAVHTVATGGCYLTPDIAVKLAAGRQDPLTKRERQVAEKLAQGMAVKEIAAELGLSPKTVHVHRANLMEKLGVSNDVELARRMFDGWQ
- the uhpB gene encoding signal transduction histidine-protein kinase/phosphatase UhpB; this translates as MNTLCSRLITVVACFFIFSAAWFCLWSISLHLVERPELAVLLFPFGLRLGLMLQCPRDYWPVLLGAEWLLLFWLAQEVVLAHLPLLMIGSFLTLLPVMLISRYRHQRDWRTLLLQGAALTAAALLQSLPWLGQGEEAWNALLLTLTGGLTLAPICLVFWHYLTSTTWLPLGPAVVSQPVNWRGRHLVWYLLLFSVSLWLQLGLPAELSRFTPFCLALPIIALAWHYGWQGALIATLMNAIALIASQTWHDHPVDLLLSLLVQSLTGLLLGAGIQRLRELNQSLQNELARNHRLAERLLETEESVRRDVARELHDDIGQTITAIRTQAGIVQRLAPENAGVKLSGAHIEQLSLGVYDSVRRLLGRLRPRQLDDLTLEQAIRSLMREMELESRGIVSHLDWRIDESALSESQRVTLFRVCQEGLNNIVKHANASAVTLQGWQQDERLMLVIEDDGSGLPPGSNQHGFGLTGMRERISALGGSLSISCTHGTRVSVSLPQRYV